Proteins from a single region of Oryza brachyantha chromosome 6, ObraRS2, whole genome shotgun sequence:
- the LOC121054731 gene encoding uncharacterized protein LOC121054731 — MQNLLEILDADAAAERRLERLSVVVRTVMKCSHLEKLVTLANKFGVNDLHIELHNPTIAGKARMRFKDAEPFGQLAEISFHSVTIASDTFRKAIARCPSLRALDLRRCRLLDVIAILPGVATNLRCHKLERVDVVSFPSHLSVTMTMARLVSTPRRTTAHARSNRRAFPVAHMARCHASAGRRGPAHSPEEPAHSSPPPERERHRVRVTVELPERADKERRRRKAVSSPAGAPGGRTRALPWPPAGRTSAPARRVAHGREEEDSAAVRGRRRSGEAGSAGSGRSGWLGFTGRCAREGVLREEEEERLGSVSNFPRVKDSVGVSSLRSVFYSGHFLSSFYLPRTIDALFTDLYICYYGSIVSQVFDKWSQKALPKLSNLSNLTICNNSLQIVSSLCKAGQTSKLAWLGSFQHLTELQLLVLEMTASNLANIFAFLQHVPCPNLRKFFLQLPRIRDSDQQASLGLVNEEMPEDGLDNLRVVRIMNFNLTSIDTQFVSFLLGKARNISKLQLVCPNNNKRPLGVLGPDPIFDLKSSESGDLSTRPCHSEVLFDF; from the exons ATGCAGAACCTCCTCGAGATCCTGGACGctgatgcggcggcggagcgccgCCTCGAGCGCCTCTCCGTCGTCGTCCGCACCGTGATGAAGTGTTCTCACCTGGAGAAGCTCGTGACACTAGCCAACAAGTTCGGCGTCAACGACCTCCACATCGAGCTGCACAACCCGACAATTGCAGGAAAAGCCAG GATGCGCTTCAAGGATGCCGAGCCGTTCGGCCAGCTCGCGGAAATCTCCTTCCACTCCGTCACCATCGCGAGTGATACTTTCAGAAAAGCGATCGCGCGCTGCCCCAGCCTCCGCGCTCTGGACCTTCGCCGTTGCCGTTTGCTCGACGTCATCGCCATCCTGCCAGGAGTTGCGACGAACCTGAGGTGCCACAAACTCGAGAGGGTGGACGTCGTTAGT TTTCCATCCCACCTCTCCGTCACGATGACCATGGCGCGGCTGGTGAGCACCCCGCGGCGCACGACCGCCCACGCCAGGTCGAACCGCCGGGCCTTCCCCGTGGCCCATATGGCCAGGTGCCACGCCTCGGCCGGCCGCAGGGGCCCCGCGCACTCCCCGGAGGAGCCGGCGCACTCCTCCCCCCCACCGGAGCGCGAGCGTCACCGCGTCAGGGTCACGGTGGAGCTCCCAGAGCGCGCGGACAAGGAG aggcggcggaggaaggcggtgagctcgccggccggtgcGCCGGGTGGCCGCACGCGCGCGCTGCCCTGGCCGCCGGCTGGCCGCACGAGCGCACCGGCCCGTCGGGTGGCgcacgggagggaggaggaggattccGCGGCGGTCCGGGGGCGGCGACGGTCCGGCGAGGCGGGGTCCGCCGGATCTGGCCGTTCCGGGTGGCTAGGGTTTACTGGGAGGTGCGCACGGGAGGGAGTACtacgggaggaggaggaggagaggctggGCAGCGTTAGTAATTTCCCTAG GGTAAAAGACTCCGTTGGTGTAAGCAGCCTCCGCTCCGTCTTCTACAGCGGGCACTTCCTCTCGTCCTTCTACCTGCCGCGCACGATCGACGCCTTGTTCACTGACCTTTACATCTGCTACTATGGCTCGATAGTTTCCCAGGTGTTCGACAAATGGTCTCAAAAAGCCCTTCCGAAGCTATCCAACCTCTCCAACCTCACCATCTGCAACAATTCCCTCCAG ATTGTGTCGAGCTTGTGTAAAGCTGGACAAACTTCCAAGTTAGCGTGGCTTGGCAGTTTTCAGCATTTGACAGAGTTGCAGTTGCTCGTGTTAGAAATGACGGCCTCGAACCTTGCTAACATTTTCGCGTTCCTCCAGCACGTCCCCTGCCCAAATCTCCGCAAGTTCTTTCTGCAG CTCCCAAGAATCAGGGATTCAGATCAACAAGCTTCCCTTGGATTGGTGAACGAAGAGATGCCGGAGGATGGCTTGGATAATCTTAGGGTGGTAAGAATCATGAACTTTAACTTGACCTCCATTGATACGCAGTTTGTGAGTTTTTTGTTGGGGAAAGCTAGAAACATCAGTAAACTGCAACTTGTTTGTCCCAATAACAATAAGAGGCCGTTGGGTGTGCTTGGCCCTGATCCCATCTTCGATCTAAAATCTAGCGAGTCTGGCGATCTTTCAACCCGGCCGTGCCATTCAGAGGTCTTGTTCGACTTTTAG
- the LOC102716978 gene encoding COBRA-like protein 10, with the protein MPLRRRWTALCLVVVVVVLAVVAGVVRAQDYSNGGGGEEEDEEDKPQFKAQEACNGAFLTYTFTERAKEYPRTKNATAQAYAFKAEATVLNTMAEDLKAWQMFVGFQHKEILVTVGGAVLLDGSDLPANVSGGATFAGYPMADLLNSIETAGDMTQIQAKIDITGTQFGVKSPAAPMPKTIKLANPAGFRCPAPTRKGSVMYVCCVKDPKFKAKKTNTTRFQARQKADLTIAYDVLQAFGNNYMAQVTIDNWSPISRLDNWNLTWEWKRGEFIFNMRGAYTLTKEGPACVYSPAAGYYKDFDFTPVYSCEKKPIVVDLPPEREKDAAVGNVPFCCKNGTLLPPTMDESKSRAVFQMQVYKVPPDLNRTALYPPQNWRITGKLNPQYVCRQPVRVSPMVFPDETGLMSSTPAVASWQVACNITRPKKRAAKCCVSFSAFYNDSVVPCNTCACGCGNDTATCDPDAHPVLLPPEALLVPFDNRTAKARAWAKIKHRRVANPMPCADNCGLSINWHVVNNYKSGWAARITIFNWQDYTFKDWFAAVTMGDHYSGYENVYSFNGTRMGAPFNNTIFMQGLPGLAYLEPITDGRTPDDPRVPGKQQSVISFKRKDAPNINIAKGEGFPKRLYFDGEECALPETIPKASGAHRRAVAASLGQIVMAAVLVMVVAAVDSLCL; encoded by the coding sequence ATGCCgcttcggcggcggtggacagCGCTTTGcttggtcgtcgtcgtcgtcgttcttGCCGTTGTCGCCGGGGTGGTGCGTGCGCAGGACTacagcaatggcggcggcggcgaggaggaggacgaggaggacaaGCCGCAGTTCAAGGCGCAGGAGGCGTGCAACGGCGCGTTCCTGACGTACACGTTCACGGAGCGCGCCAAGGAGTACCCGCGGACGAAGAACGCGACGGCGCAGGCGTACGCGTTcaaggcggaggcgacggtgcTCAACACCATGGCCGAGGACCTCAAGGCGTGGCAGATGTTCGTCGGGTTCCAGCACAAGGAAATCCTCGTgaccgtcggcggcgccgtgctCCTCGACGGCAGCGACCTCCCCGCGAACGtctccggcggcgccacctTCGCCGGGTACCCCATGGCCGACCTCCTCAACTCCATCGAGACCGCCGGCGACATGACGCAGATCCAGGCCAAGATCGACATCACCGGCACCCAGTTCGGCGTCAAGTCCCCCGCCGCGCCCATGCCCAAGACCATCAAGCTCGCCAACCCGGCCGGCTTCCGCTGCCCGGCGCCCACCCGCAAGGGCAGCGTCATGTACGTGTGCTGCGTCAAGGACCCAAAGTTCAAGGCCAAGAAGACGAACACCACCCGGTTCCAGGCGCGGCAGAAGGCCGACCTGACCATCGCCTACGACGTGCTCCAAGCCTTCGGCAACAACTACATGGCGCAGGTGACCATCGACAACTGGAGCCCCATCAGCCGCCTCGACAACTGGAACCTCACCTGGGAGTGGAAGCGCGGCGAGTTCATCTTCAACATGCGCGGCGCCTACACGCTCACCAAGGAGGGACCCGCCTGCGTGTacagccccgccgccggctacTACAAGGACTTCGACTTCACGCCGGTGTACAGCTGCGAGAAGAAGCCCATCGTCGTCGACCTCCCgccggagagggagaaggacGCGGCCGTCGGGAACGTCCCCTTCTGCTGCAAGAACGGGACGCTGCTGCCGCCCACCATGGACGAGTCCAAGTCGCGGGCCGTGTTCCAGATGCAGGTGTACAAGGTGCCGCCGGACCTCAACCGGACGGCGCTGTACCCGCCGCAGAACTGGCGGATCACCGGCAAGCTCAACCCGCAGTACGTGTGCCGGCAGCCGGTCCGGGTGAGCCCCATGGTGTTCCCCGACGAGACGGGGCTCATGTCGTCGACGCCCGCGGTGGCGTCGTGGCAGGTGGCGTGCAACATCACCCGCCCCAAGAAGCGCGCCGCCAAGTGCTGCGTCTCCTTCTCCGCCTTCTACAACGACTCCGTCGTGCCGTGCAACACCTGCGCCTGCGGCTGCGGCAACGACACGGCGACGTGCGACCCGGACGCCCACCcggtgctgctgccgccggagGCGCTGCTCGTCCCGTTCGACAACCGCACGGCCAAGGCCCGCGCCTGGGCGAAGATCAAGCACCGGCGGGTCGCCAACCCGATGCCGTGCGCCGACAACTGCGGCCTCAGCATCAACTGGCACGTCGTCAACAACTACAAGTCCGGCTGGGCGGCGCGCATCACCATCTTCAACTGGCAGGACTACACCTTCAAGGACTGGTTCGCCGCCGTCACCATGGGCGACCACTACAGCGGCTACGAGAACGTCTACTCCTTCAACGGCACGAGGATGGGGGCGCCGTTCAACAACACCATCTTCATGCAGGGGTTGCCGGGGCTCGCCTACCTGGAGCCGATCACCGACGGGAGGACGCCGGACGACCCGAGGGTGCCCGGGAAGCAGCAGTCCGTCATCTCGTTCAAGAGGAAGGACGCGCCGAACATCAACATTGCCAAAGGGGAGGGCTTCCCCAAGAGGCTCTACTTCGATGGCGAGGAGTGCGCGCTCCCGGAGACGATACCGAAGGCGTCGGGCGCGCACCggcgagcggtggcggcgagcctTGGGCAGATTGTCATGGCAGCAGTGCTTGTGATGGTTGTGGCGGCTGTGGACTCTTTGTGCTTATGA
- the LOC107304467 gene encoding uncharacterized protein LOC107304467 yields the protein MQRFSPGQSLSIMRDAGNDVKLSDLRSLRELQLCMFGMKTTNLNDMTFMDLSTPDGVLDWRCSFCRWRSTGAATGEELSRTCSGKVDELQVSCHCNEIELVHFLFRKANFLQRLILVAPNPNWVHPGQ from the exons ATGCAGCGTTTTTCTCCGG GTCAGTCTTTGTCTATCATGCGTGATGCCGGAAACGATGTGAAATTGAGCGACTTGAGGAGTTTGAGAGAGCTGCAACTGTGCATGTTTGGCATGAAAACGACCAACCTCAATGACATGACGTTTATGGATTTATCAACGCCTGACGGTGTTCTCGACTGGAGATGCTCTTTCTGCAG GTGGAGGAGCACTGGAGCAGCAACCGGGGAAGAGCTTTCAAGAACTTGCAGTGGTAAAGTTGACGAGCTTCAAGTGTCATGTCACTGCAATGAGATTGAGCTGGTGCACTTTCTGTTCAGGAAAGCCAACTTTCTTCAGAGATTGATACTAGTTGCTCCCAATCCCAATTGGGTGCACCCAGGACAGTAA